The genomic region AGGCTTTCTGCATAATCCTTTATCTTGAAGCGGCTGAAGGAGTCATGCATAGAAAACTGCGGGGtattgtggttaaaggggttattacaAATTGAAGTTATCTTGCtgtccaaaggctaggggataattaATGGATAGGTGGGGGGGTATCCACCAACCTGACAATGAAGGTTCTTTGTCCCACGGGTAAAGGGAGCAGCAGTGGCCACCGCTCTATTTGTTCTCAATGGGGCTTGTGTACATTGCCCAGTGCTGAACTCTATATTCAGAAggcccatagacaatgaatgcagCGATGGTGCAGCACGCTCGTTGTCTCCTCATTAACTCTGAGGACAGTTTACCTCCATTCTTATTGGTCCAAGCAATCACACCCCCACCGGTCAGCTAGTTACCACCTATACGGTGACGGGATACATTTTGGTATAACTCCTTTTAGCTCACTTTTAAAACATAGTCTCAACATTTTAAACTGTACAGATTTGGTTTTTCTGCCTAAGTCTAAGTACGTAGAAGTAAATGCGCTGTTTGTATACTGTATTAAGACTTTAAGTTTACTTATTGAAAACTACTTCAGTTTATTATCGCTGTAGGAGATTGTGATCTGTCTTGTGAACATAGGCTGGACTTCTGGTCGACATAAGGTTTGGCTTATATATGTGatcgtattaaaggggtactccactggagaacatatttgtaaattacttctattaaaaaaaaaaaatcttaatccttccagtacttatcagctgctatatgctccacaggaagctctttactttttgaatttattttttgtctgaccacagtgctctctgctgacacctctgtccatttagggaccggccagagcaggagaggtttgctatggggattttctcctactctggacagttcctgacatggacagaggtgtcagcagagagcactgtggtcagacagaaaggaaattcaaaaagaaaagaactccctgtggagcaaatagcagctaaaaattactggaaggattaagattttttttaaatagaagtaatttacaaatctgtttaactttctggcaccagttgataaaaaacaaaattttcagtggagtacaccttttaagggggtactccggcgttTAACAACATATCCACTagggcagtggtttccaaactgtggcacctccggatgttgcaaaactacaactcccagcatgcccggacagccaacggctgtccgggcattctgggagttgtagttttgcaacatccggagggccgcagtttggaaaccactgccctAGGGAATAATTGTCTGATCTCTTGAACGGGGCCCCGAATCTCCTTGCTGCATGGGGCCCAGGGTTGGCACATGATCCCTACATCctctatgggagcgccggagaTATAAGAGCACTATACTTGAGCATTTATGGCACTCCTATAGAGCAtgtatagataggggataagttgttaaacGTTGGAGTTCCCCTTTTTATGGTAATAGATGGTATGAATCCTGGCTGAAGAATTCAATGTGTATCTGTCCCTTATCTGAGGAGAGTGGGGCCCAtacagtgtgattgacagcccccTGTATAAAACTACTGCAAGAAAGCTGTCAATCACTCTAAGTGCGGGGCGCTTAAACGTTTATCTAGGAGTCTTGGCCGCATTTAAACTATTTTTATATGAGAATaatgaataaaatatataatatattaattaaaaTAAACTATAGGTATCTCCTAATTAAAAAAGGTAGAAAAGGAGACCAGACAGGTCCGctatagggtagggtcacacgtactttgtgtattttcctatccattgaagtcaatgggcagcaaagtcagttgcagaaaatatggcacatgtgaccctacccttaaagaaaATCTCGCAAGCTAATTTGCAAGCAGGCagatcttttatatatatatatatatatatatatatatatatatatatatatatatatatatatatatatatatatatatatatattttttttttttttttttgtttctcttaaattttttcctttttcgaGGAGTGTCCCATAATTAAAAAATTCTTGAAACCTTATTCCTCTCCTTAGTTTCCATGTCCATAGCGATTTGGTCCGTGTAATGGGTATATTTGGCGTCATAAGATGCTATAAATCAAGGACtccagtggggggaaaaaaattatttttattttttttaatcatctggtgccagaaagttatacagatttgtaaattacttctattaaaaaaatcttaatccttccagtacttatcagctgctgtatgccccacaggaagttatgtagttctttccagtctgaccacagtgctctctgctgacacctctgtccaggtcaggaactgtccagggtaggagagattttctatggggatttgctcccactctggacagtttctgacatacagaggtgtcagctagagatgagcgaacttacagtaaattcgattcgtcacaaacttctcggctcggcagttgatgacttttcctgcataaattagttcagctttcaggtgctccgatgggctggaaaaggtggatacagtcctaggagactctttcccaggaatgtatccaccttttcccgcccaccggagcacctgaagactgaactaatttacgcaggataaggcatcaactgccgagccgagaagttcgtgacgaatcgaatttactgtaagttcgctcatctctagtgtcagcagagaacactatgatcagacagaaaataaattcaaaaagaaaagaacttcctctgtagtattcagcagctgatcagtactggaaggattaagatttttaaatagaagtgatttacaaatctatataactttctggcaccagttgataaaaataaataaataaataaataaattaaataaataaaaaatttccactggcgtacccctttaaagctcatagacttctattggattccacACTACCATTCACACAGAAGTTTGAAtgagagtgtggaatcccatagaagtctatgggctttaatttgaagcggaattccgcaagcaaaaattctgccgtgtgaatagtcaCTTACACTTGACATCGAGTTGCCTTGCTGTTTACCTAAAAGTGATTTACACACCTTGTGTATGTATATGGGCCCATTCACACTGTGTATACAgtacagcagcctcccattgttttcagtgggaatctgctgcaccattcactctACCCAATTTCCGAATCCCACACTGCCTAAAGAACGAACAGGTCCGTTCTTTTGTCACAATCcaatcggaaatgcattgccgtctatgaagacGGTGCATTTCCATGTGGTCCTAGCGCCACCTTGTTCTGCCAGTTCCTGACGCTCCCAAAGACTTGTggtgattccgtagtgtgaataagcccttagGGTTTACATCTCCTCTATACGTACTGTAGACTTATGCAAGGGCTCTTATCTTTTTATTCTTGTTGCCTTAGactggtatttcccaaccagggggcctccagctgttgcaaaactacaatccccagcatgcccggacagccaacggctgtccgggcatgttgggaattgtagttttgcaacagctggaggcaccctggtagagaaacCCTGCCTTAGACAGTagaatgacttattttttgccggTCTTATAGATTTCTTTAAATGAGGCTATATGATTATTTTGTATAATACTagatttctttttctttcttacaTTGAGACTACATTTTAAAGGGTAAatacttgttttttttaaaataatggcTATCCGATAAACTAGAGTATAACTGGAATTTCCTGTCCTGAACTGGAACCGTGTATTTTACATATATAAGTGAAGTTTCTGCACTCACAGTAGACCCTGCACCATGTATAGAACAAATGTGTTATTTTACTAATGCTAAATCAGTATAGATGTCTGTGCCATTTGCATGCATGAAAACGCCTTATtaggttatttttttgttttaagtaTATTCTGAATTACTAATTTACGGTCGCCCATCAGTATGCACATTTCTAGGTAAGACCTTTCGCAACACTCTTGTATACAAAGTAATTGTAATGCTGCAGGACGCTGTTGCAGGTGTTTGTTGCTGCAGTGTTGTCCCTTCGTTATTCCTGCTTTTTCGTAGCTGCAGCATTGTTCCTGTTTGTATCAGCAACAGCGTTGTCCCTGTATGTAGCTGCAGCCACAGGGTTTTTTGCATTTGTTTCTTGCAGCACCATTTATGTAcccctcagtgtttcccaaccagggtgcctcctgctgttgcaaaactacaactcccagaatgcccggacagccgttggctgtccgggcatgctgggagttgtagttttgcaacagctggaggcaccctggttgggaaacactgatgtagcagCATTGTTCCTGTTTATAGCAGCAGCAGCGTTGCTCCTGTTTGTAGCAGCAGCGTTGTTCCTGTTtgtggcagcagcagcggcgttgttcctgtttgtggcagcagcagcggcgttGCTCCTGTTTGTGGCAGCGGCGTTGTTCCTGTTtgtggcagcagcagcggcgttGCTCCTGTTtgtggcagcagcagcggcgttGCTCCTGTTtgtggcagcagcagcggcgttTTTCCTATTtgtggcagcagcagcggcgttgttcctgtttgtggcagcggccttgtacctgtttgtagcagcagcagcagcggccTTGTACCTGTTTGTAGCAGCAGCAGCGGCCCTGTACCTGTTTGTAGCAGCAGCAGCGGCCCTGTACCTGTTTGTAGCAGCAGCAGCGGCCCTGTACCTGTTTGTAGCAGCAGCAGCGGCCTTGTGCCTGtttgtagcagcagcagcagcagccgtgTTCCTGtttgtagcagcagcagcagcagccgtgTTCCTGTTTGTAGCAGCAGCAGCCTTGTTCCTGtttgtagcagcagcagcagccttgtTCCTGTTTGTAGCAGCAGCAGCGGCCTTGTGCCTGTTTGTAGCAGCAGCCTTGTTCCTGtttgtagcagcagcagcagccttgtTCCTGTTTGTAACAGCAGCAGCGTTGTTCCTGTTTGTAGGTtgcagcaggttttttttttttttttttttttatgcatctgTTGCAGCAGTGTTTTTGCTCCTGTTTGTTGCAGCAATGTCCCTGTTTGTAGCAGCagctgcatgttttttttttttttgctcctgttTGTTGCAGCATTGTTGTTGCTTTCTTTTGCTGCATCAGCGTTGTTCCTGCATTCCGCTGAAGATAGGTTGAGGACCATTGGTGATCTTTGCATTATTACAAAGAATGGCAGTGTGATCCAATGTCCTAGAAGTCAAGTCTATACTAGAGATGATATCTAATGATGTGAAAtgactctattttttttttttttttagcagagaaTATTTTACCGTTTTTTAGTAACGTTAAGTAGACCTCCTGTAACACTCCACAGAAACCGACCAATCCTTTCAGAATAGACCTTAGCCGGGTTGTCAGGTGGTATGTAATCGTTGCTGCTTCCGTTGTGGACTTGGTGTTCAGTACTGATAATATATCAGGTTATAGGAATAGTTTAATGTGACCCATTATGGAGATTTCTCTGTATAGTATTTAATATCTTACATGGAGTAAAGATGTGTGCAGATTATATTTCATGTGTATGAATAGTGGTGTCCTAAAGTGATTAAAACAttgatattatttatttttttaataacctaGAACActgtttcccacccagggtgcctccagctgttgcaaaactacaactcccagcatgcccagacagccgaaggctgtctgggcatgctgggagttgtagttttgcaacagctggaggcatcctgggtgggaaacactgacctagaaacATCAAGCACTTCTGGGATTCTTCCAATACACACGTTTTGTATTCACATtagtatttattattttctttctctgctttaacttttttttcatgcttatttaaaagaagaaaaaagtattccgattgttaaaggggtattccaggaaaaaactttttatatgtgtatatatatatatatatatatatatataatatccactggctccagaaagttaaacagatatgtaaaaatgtaaaaatcttaatcctttcagtacttatgagcttctgatgacacgtgtctcgggaaccgcccagtttggaagaggtttgctctggggatttgcttctaaactgggtggttcctgagacacgtgtcatcagagagcacttagacagaaaagaacaaccttaacttcagaagctcataagtactgaaaggattaagattttttaatagaagtaatttacaaatctgtttaaatttctggagcctgttgatgtataaaaaaaaagttttttcctggataacccctttaaggtttttaaatagaagtaatttacaaatctgtataactttctggcaccagttgatttaaaaaaaaaaaaaaaatagtttttcaccggagtacccctttaaattctgtctAACAGAATCCTAAAAAAGTGAGAACATGGCTTAAAGCAGCAGCCTTTAAACTGtgaacctctagctgttgcaaaactacaactaccagcatgcccggacagccaaaggctgtccgggcatgccgggatttgtggttttgcaacagctggaggtccacagtttgaagaccacttacCTAACTATTATATCTTTTAATATGCATTCCTTATGTCTCTTTCTAAactaataactagagatgagcgaacttacagtaaattcgattcgtcacgaacttctcagctcggcggttgctgacttttcctgcataaattagttcagctttccggtgctccggtgggctggaaaaggtggatacagtcctaagaaagagtctcctaggactgtatccaccttttccagcccacgggagcacctgaaagcgttactaatttatgcaggaaaagtcagcaaccgccgagccgagaagtttgtgacgaatcgaatttactgtaagttcgctcatctctactaataacCATTTCACTGACACACAGTATGTAACACATTCAAATTCCTGTTTTTGTTGTTGCTTCAGTATCAAAGTTGGAACAGAATCCAAAAAAGGGGCACAATGTCCGCGCATATCAGTCCAGGTATATTCAGTGTCTGTATGGTCCCTTATAGCGGTCCCTGTTATGTCCTATCTTGGTCACTACTGTTTCCTGTGCACATTTAACACACGGCTTACAATAAAATGTTACTATACCCAAACAATATATTGAGTGCATTTCTTGTGATATGAGATTTTGGAGGAGCGCTGTATCTAAAGAAGTACAGttcatcaggaaaaaaaaattacatttgctGTGTACACATATTTTTATGTAAATTTAACATAGTAATATTATGTTGATTTtattttgacctttttttttttttgtttgtttttgtttgacTAAATAAAAGCTATTTCctgaatatttgttttttatttctttgtgttAACAAAAATGGATTCAGAGGTCATTTGTATCGGTAACCTTTTTCTGTGTATGTAAATAATAGGACATATGttcaacagaaagttaaacagatttgtaaattaaaatgaaaaaatcttaatccttccagtacttattagctgctgaatactacataggaaatgctttttttttttttttttttttttttttttaacagagctctctgctgacatcacgagcacagtgctctctgctgacatctctgtccattttaggaactgtccagaacagcatatgtttgctatggggattttctccagcaaaGAGCtgtgatttcctctgtagtattcagcagctaataagtactggaaggattaagattttttaatagaagtaatttacaaatctgtttaactttctggcaccagttgatttaaaaaaaaaaaaaaaaattaaaaaaaagttttccaccggggtacccctttaaatgtcgtgCTGTGTTTCTGCAACCTGGTTCGATGTTCCTCTAGAAAACCAGAGCATGAGATGTCATTCTGATGCATGGAGTTACTCACTCATTctggcatccactgctcaggaaggggcatgttcaAGGCaaacactgagcccgccctcactcaccatgcatttacttcctccctgagtctgctgtgcagtgctgggtctcttcatccaatcactgcaggctgctctgtaacccccctcttctctgttttcaTTCTGCAGTCTAATAgacagacaggacaggagtgagcacagaggagtgctagtctccACCTCACTGGACTTTTTCGGGGCCTGTACTtcggctgggacaaagatgatgctgcagccagataggattatgttctggatgctatggggacccctagtggtcttttttataagccataatttctataaaaagagagAGATGGTGCAGCAAACGCACATGAAAGGCGCTGTAGATGTCTCCTGTCTCTGGCTTTTAAGAATCAACAAAGAACTATCTTTTGCACGAGATCTGCGCTGGACAACCGTATTTTCTAGTGTTGCATGTTTGTTGCTTACACAGTCCGTGTCACTGTCAGGCCGTGGGGGTGAGCGGAAGTGTCTCTTCTCCTGGTCTGAAGTATTATGTATCAATATTATGGTTTGTAGACTTTTgtcttttagggtgcgttcacacggccgtctgtccccattttttttttccaagtttgGGTttcgttcttgcaggctgtaaacaaattaaaaactgttttaaaataaatcccattcatgtcaatgggatttttttacaatcagtTTGTACCCACctgcagaaaaaacggcacattttttcttctgtccaaaaaatggaagaaaaaactgatacagtaaatttaacattgaagtttatggaaaacggatgagcctttaatgtcatccatttgcatccgttttttgatcagtttttacttctgagcatgctcagaatgaaaaaaaattttttttttttgtttattaacttgaacaataacggatacaaacggagaacatctgtttgcatccgttattgtccattttttaaattaaagtccgtttttatttttgtcgGGAGAAGAACGGAACGGTTTTtaaaaaaccattaaaaaatatcttatttttgttctgagcatgctccaaagtaaaaacggattgaaaaaacggatgcaaacggatgacattgaaggctcatccattttccatagacttcaatgttaaatttactgtatcagttttttcttccgttttcttgactgaagaaaaaaatactgcatgtgcaggaaatgagtgcagacgggtacaaacggatgtaaacggattgtaaaaaaaatcccattgacatgaataggataaaaaaaaacaaaaacgtttttaatccgtttagaGCCTGCAAGAACAGATccaaaacggggataaaaaaaaaccggggacagatggccgtgtgaacgcatcCTTACTTGTGATGCCCTCAGTTGTGTAGGCAGGTGTGTGCTGtacatttaaagggctactccactggttAAAATTCAGAATTTCGCTGACCAGTGAAGTTTCGCTGACCAGTGAAGTACCCTTTAAAAACTGAACCACACATGTTCCCACAGTTAATTGCTGTGAATTTACGATGCGGTTATTGAATGCAGGAATCTTACAGCAAAAGAACTGTGGGAATTTGTAACGCCACGTCATTTTGTGAGTATATGGCAAACGACCTGTCTATATGAACATACTCTTTGAACATGAAAATTCACATGGTTTAGGTTTTCTGGGCATAAATCCTGCACAGAATCCACAGGGAAATTCTCAAAGCAGATTTACACTGAATCCTACAGGACAGTGCAGGATTGTTAAACTGAAACATGGGGAAAAATAAGTAATTGCGCTTCCTTTCTGTGTTTGCGGACTTTGCTGCAGATTACGTTACttgtgattttttaaaatttttttccttGGCTAAAAAGCAGCCGCAAATCCCATGCTCTTCACGCAATAGAACGGACATGCCGCAGATTGGAAAATCCATACCGCAGGTTGGTGGAATGGGGTGACCTAAATTGATGGGAATGCAGGTTTGGGCTGTGGTTGGATTTGAATTTGCCAagtgtgtaagggtatgttcacactacggatattgaacagaatctccgcttgcagaattccgcgagcggagattccattctggccgCCGCCGCAATAcatcggcggtaggaccgcgcggcactgtgccgtcgccattgacggctatgcagtgtaagcagacttccgtgcaaagaatgaacatgttctttctttgcgccgaacaatttcagcggcggaattgtccgccgctgaaataacgcagtgtgaacgggtctcgcggaagacctattaacactgatgtttatgttcacagcacgtaattccgttCGCGGCATTCCGCTCacagaattccgcgggaattacgtagtgtgaacataccctaacaacgAGAAGCTTTAAAGAAAATTCTGCTTACACCTAATGGTGACATGTGACAATAGCCGTGTCCCCAGGAGATCATCAACAATGGGTGCAGAGAGAGACTATGCTGCTTCTGCCTGCAAAACAATCAGCTAGTGATTAACGGAGAACTGGAGTTcaataaaacgtatcccctgtccgaagcataggggataagttatatattgtggggggtctgaccactggggccccccgcaatctcctgtagggggccgcggcagtatgctggaagggg from Hyla sarda isolate aHylSar1 chromosome 11, aHylSar1.hap1, whole genome shotgun sequence harbors:
- the LOC130294890 gene encoding keratin-associated protein 5-4-like → MHISSSIVPVYSSSSVAPVCSSSVVPVCGSSSGVVPVCGSSSGVAPVCGSGVVPVCGSSSGVAPVCGSSSGVAPVCGSSSGVFPICGSSSGVVPVCGSGLVPVCSSSSSGLVPVCSSSSGPVPVCSSSSGPVPVCSSSSGPVPVCSSSSGLVPVCSSSSSSRVPVCSSSSSSRVPVCSSSSLVPVCSSSSSLVPVCSSSSGLVPVCSSSLVPVCSSSSSLVPVCNSSSVVPVCRLQQVFFFFFFLCICCSSVFAPVCCSNVPVCSSSCMFFFFLLLFVAALLLLSFAASALFLHSAEDRLRTIGDLCIITKNGSVIQCPRSQVYTRDDI